The Watersipora subatra chromosome 1, tzWatSuba1.1, whole genome shotgun sequence genome has a window encoding:
- the LOC137385589 gene encoding voltage-dependent calcium channel gamma-5 subunit-like — protein MFAQGKKRLLMASITCCAILSALLLTVSISNEHWVHTTEPYHMTPTTTRTSNTVSNESHSVQNEDALLVTYFGVLKVCTFLTGQDDIPLMKPECMNSLSKKTLETMKSREDESLINSLKQNTKKTVIFPVASIALEVSAALLCVMGYFLGKKRYLIFITGCLFVTSGMSLLVASILFMGAVTGIANRQPHVPKEEVPRFDYSYAISFYMLNLAFLLDELSGVFSVYLFIIRHKETIKRRHNRLRVQKTKGMRMQLYMRRQSRLFSTSSACGEASRRSSNLVSDAEVLPQYTICGRVRKDPSHMTMLTTVGSQLRLSEAEVDETLDENCTSYGILLAPPKDFQSTECQQLPAHAKQADDDSQNDISVYNYKTTSV, from the exons ATGTTTGCTCAAGGTAAAAAAAGACTGCTCATGGCAAGCATTACATGCTGTGCCATCCTTTCCGCTCTTCTACTCACGGTTTCTATTAGCAATGAGCACTGGGTGCATACAACAGAGCCCTACCATATGACACCAACAACCACCAGAACCTCTAACACTGTCTCCAATGAATCTCATTCAGTTCAGAATGAAGACGCCCTGCTTGTTACATATTTTGGAGTTTTGAAAGTCTGCACCTTTCTAACCG GTCAAGATGACATACCATTGATGAAACCTGAGTGCATGAACTCGCTGTCCAAAAAAACATTAGAGACTATGAAATCAAGAGAAGACGAATCTCTTATAAATTCATTAAAAC AGAACACTAAAAAGACAGTCATATTTCCTGTGGCAAGCATCGCTCTAGAAGTATCCGCCGCCCTTCTATGTGTGATGGGCTACTTTCTTGGGAAGAAGAGATATTTGATTTTCATCACCGGTTGTCTGTTTGTTACTTCAG GGATGAGTCTGCTAGTAGCGAGTATACTGTTTATGGGCGCAGTTACCGGAATAGCAAATCGTCAGCCACATGTGCCCAAAGAAGAGGTTCCAAGGTTTGACTATAGCTATGCCATATCCTTTTATATGCTAAACCTAGCTTTTCTTTTGGATGAGCTCTCAGGCGTTTTCTCTGTGTACCTTTTTATCATTCGTCACAAAGAAACAATTAAGCGCCGCCATAACAGACTTCGTGTGCAGAAAACTAAAGGCATGAGAATGCAACTCTACATGAGAAGACAGTCAAGGCTGTTTAGCACGAGCAGTGCTTGCGGTGAAGCATCTAGACGCTCGAGTAATCTCGTCTCTGATGCTGAAGTTCTGCCGCAATACACAATCTGCGGGCGTGTGCGGAAAGACCCTTCACACATGACAATGTTGACAACAGTGGGGTCTCAGCTTCGTCTTAGTGAGGCAGAAGTAGATGAGACACTTGATGAAAATTGTACATCATATGGCATACTTTTAGCTCCGCCAAAAGATTTCCAGTCTACAGAATGCCAACAGTTGCCAGCACATGCGAAACAAGCAGACGATGACTCCCAAAATGACATTTCTGTCTATAACTATAAGACAACATCagtataa
- the LOC137396053 gene encoding uncharacterized protein, whose protein sequence is MWCFGVISDIQYADHDDSLPLFPPLRTRYYRHTPKHLRTALTDFKTSEVEFVLQLGDIIDGKCKRHSREALRKILDIFAEAGIPVHHTLGNHDMYNFSHEQALKEIINNRVTRSSPPQAYYAFVSHGLRFINLDSYDVAVLGRAKEHPTYALAASYLTSNVNQDMNSPDGLEGLDRRFVQYNGAIGEAQIAWLSSELRAAEEAKQSVVVFGHCGVSPEGTYNQCLLWNYDQVLALLESSPCVKLVLNGHGHIYLHGVSATGKHYVTLRAVLETPPNEKSWMTVEVDVSEMKITAHDGSNVDEFVITL, encoded by the exons ATGTGGTGCTTCGGTGTCATATCAGACATTCAGTATGCCGACCATGACGACTCACTGCCTCTTTTTCCTCCTCTGAGAACACGATATTATCGACACACACCCAAGCACCTTAGAACGGCTCTCACAGACTTCAAAACATCTGAGGTTGAATTTGTGCTACAGTTGGGGGATATAATAGATGGAAAATGCAAAAGACACTCAAGGGAGGCTCTAAGAAAAATACTAGACATATTTGCTGAGGCAGGGATACCAGTGCACCATACTTTGGGTAACCACGACATGTACAATTTCAGTCATGAGCAGGCTCTCAAGGAAATTATAAACAATCGAGTAACCCGTAGTTCTCCGCCACAGGCTTACTACGCATTCGTCTCACATGGCCTCAGATTCATAAATCTAGATTCATACGATGTGGCTGTTCTCGGCAGGGCTAAAGAGCACCCAACCTACGCGCTCGCCGCTAGCTATCTAACTTCAAACGTTAATCAAGATATGAACAGCCCTGATGGTTTAGAAGGGCTTGACAGGCGGTTCGTTCAGTACAATGGTGCAATCGGGGAAGCACAAATAGCTTGGCTCTCTAGTGAACTGAGGGCAGCTGAGGAGGCCAAGCAAAGTGTAGTCGTTTTTG GGCACTGTGGAGTCTCGCCAGAGGGCACGTACAACCAGTGTCTCCTGTGGAATTATGATCAGGTCCTAGCCTTGCTTGAGAGTTCTCCATGTGTTAAACTTGTTCTCAATGGCCATGGACACATTTACCTGCACGGGGTCAGCGCTACTGGCAAACACTATGTGACATTGCGTGCTGTGCTAGAGACCCCCCCTAATGAAAAATCATGGATGACTGTGGAAGTGGATGTCAGCGAGATGAAGATCACTGCGCATGATGGTTCCAACGTAGATGAGTTTGTGATCACCTTGTAA